A window of Drosophila santomea strain STO CAGO 1482 chromosome X, Prin_Dsan_1.1, whole genome shotgun sequence genomic DNA:
CGCACTGGAGGTCTGGGGCAGCGAGGAAGAACTAGTGCGCCAGCACGAGTCGCGCGAGGACAAGCGGGAGGAGGGAAAGGCGCGCAAGTACAACAAGAAGATGAAGCAACTGCGCATGGAGGTGCGCAGCAGCATCTACACCAAGAAGACGCACGAAGTTCACGAGCACGAGTTCGGGCCGGACACCTacaacgaggaggaggacaCCTACACCCACACCTGCCTCACCTGTCCGTACAGCGAGACCTACGAGAAGATGTAGGGGGATGTGGTCAGCATCCAGTTGCGAGCCCACAAGCGCTGCCGATTCAAGAATGGAACTGAAGCCAttgaaaacttaaaaacttttttttttcccatcTTAAGCCCCCTACTTACACACCATTATTACTCTAAAAAACTAGTTAAGTGAATAATAAGTGAGATCTGTAATTGAAGTACACACAAATGCGCATGGATCAAGTGCtaaaaactaatttgaatTTAGGTTAAAATACAATATTCTGGTGCATTCGCATGATGATTTCCCAGCATTTCCCAGACAACTACACGCTTATATTAATTTTGGGTTTGAAATTTGGCTAAATGGCTTCAAAGTGCGTGAAGTTAGTATACCCTTTGGCCCGCCAGCTGGCGGTCAACACATTTCGGCGCTCGGCCAAGCGGGAGATTCCGTTGAACACCAAGTCGACGGCCATGTTGGCCATGTTGAGATCGGCGCCGACAAACATGTCTTCCAGATGATCGTAGAACGACTTGAGCCGGCGATCCAGACGCTCTCTGGGCGTCATCTGCCTGGCCTCCTCGTCGGGCACCTCGCGGTAATCCTTATTAAGCGCCAACTCCTGCTCCTTGAAAATGGCCTCCGGCTGCTTCTCGAAACTCATCTCCGTGATCATCTGCCTGAGCATCTTAAACGTGTACACTTTGTTGGGTATGTTCAATATCATCCGGTTTTCGCGTTTGGCGGGGCTGGCTTTTGGAGTTCGAGCTTGGAACTGAGTCAATCTGCCATTTGTATGCCACTCCCCACTGAGATCGCAAATAAAGCGCAAGTTTTCCACCATCGAATTCCTCTGCAGCCCATTGGCGACCAGTGCCTCGTCGGACAACCGAAACGTCTCTTGCAGACCCCCTCTGTCTTGTCTCGTCAATGGAATCTCCGTCAGCCAGGACATGGCCGTTTCAATTTTCTATACGTGGGATCAGTTCGACGTTAGTTGTGTGTTTCCCTGAAATTTCGGAATGCCTAGTGGAAGTTTTTCCCAAAGGCTACTAATGAGCACTCCTTGATTATTGCTTAGTTGCGCAAATAGTCTTTATTTCAACTTTGCAAAAATTGAATCCTGATATTTTGCACAagaaaaattcattttttttcagaaacaattgaaataattattcaaaagtGGAATGTGATtcctcgttgaattcgtaattaaattccCTATCGTTCTGTAGTCAAGCCTAAaaacttcaatttttttttcatttttttgcaaaaaattatgataaaaatgcgatttttttttttgttgattttttggtaaaaaataatcgtttttttttcaataacaATTGAAATAATTATCCAAAAATGGAATGTAATACCTCGTTAAATTCGTAATTAAACCGTTTTGTATTTCAGTctgaaaacttaaattttttgtcatttttcgaaaaaaatgatgatggtaccaccccttatcaaaaaaaaatctgcAGGATAGTGATGGGGGATAGTTAGATATGTTCATTAGCtttacaaaactgatattATTTTGTCTTTAAGACCTTATTTGGCCAAGAAATTAGGATTTTGCTGTACATAAACCCACATTATTACCGAATAAACGTTGCCACAACTTAGAAATTCGTATGtttctacattttttaatgGGCAAGCAAactttaaattcaaatttgttcTAATAATAGTATAACGTGGGAAGTTGCCCTTTCTTCCGAGTGAGAAAAAAAGTTAACTAAAAAACGGAAATTCGGTCGATAATCCTGCACTTGAGATTGCACTTCCTAGGTATGAATTTGGTTCTGGGGTGAGGCCATCGATCTGCCACTTGCGGCGCTGTTCAAACGGAGGATGCCCTGCACCACCAAGTCGATGGCCATGTTGCG
This region includes:
- the LOC120455613 gene encoding uncharacterized protein LOC120455613, yielding MSWLTEIPLTRQDRGGLQETFRLSDEALVANGLQRNSMVENLRFICDLSGEWHTNGRLTQFQARTPKASPAKRENRMILNIPNKVYTFKMLRQMITEMSFEKQPEAIFKEQELALNKDYREVPDEEARQMTPRERLDRRLKSFYDHLEDMFVGADLNMANMAVDLVFNGISRLAERRNVLTASWRAKGYTNFTHFEAI